From one Nitrospira sp. MA-1 genomic stretch:
- a CDS encoding valine--tRNA ligase, with product MAFSQLEKTYNPGEVENRWGSYWIEHQLFQPDPTNPALSFSLVIPPPNVTGSLHIGHALNTSIQDIIVRWRRMQGLNTLWIPGTDHAGIATQNVVERQLAQEGQTREHLGRPAFIDRVWKWRHQSGDTIIEQLKQLGASCDWTRLRFTMDEGLSLAVREVFVRLYEEGLIYRGERLINWCPRCLTALSDIEVEHEPTKGKLYHIRYSLADDSTQFLIVATTRPETILGDTAVAVHPEDPRYQKYIGTKIRVPLTTRTIPIVADPILVDREFGTGAVKITPAHDFNDFEAGERHGLPRLVILDFQARMSPMGLQEAQANPPLQAELHSKSVQEARAIVIEALEKQEFLSRVEDHAMAIGKCYRCKTVVEPYLSPQWFVKIQPLATPAIQAVEAGDIRIIPDEWKNNYLGWMRQIKDWCISRQIWWGHQIPAWYCRNCNTDHLPKTSQAGEAPDQEVIPSAQPTRSCFIASDAQPIVSRTPPQSCPTCGGTNLFQDPDVLDTWFSSALWPFSTLGWPENTEDLKTFYPTATLVTGLDILFFWVARMIMMGLKFTGKVPFRDVYIHALVRDAEGQKMSKSKGNVIDPLTKMRQYGTDALRFTLASMASPGRDIKLAEERIEGYRNFVTKIWNAARFIHLYAEGPRVSLSTGLRPFPDRWILSRLNHTIHEVTKAFENYRFDQAASALYQFIWHEYCDWFIELAKPCLQQGNHPDAPATRQTLLETFKIIQRLLHPVMPFITEEIWQSLPHEGISIMTQPFPTEKPEWANAEAEQAFLFLQAFVNTARTGQNFLNISSTQTPLIYGASTQANHTATLTFLAPYIESILRSSVITDQGIPSLRTLQLPSGYFSTIGIPVPREIDLHEVVKKIQKQIGEKEKEVQRLGNRLSSSEFREKAEPSVIQDSEDRRTKLVDELGILNMTEQQLASMKT from the coding sequence ATGGCATTTTCACAATTAGAAAAAACGTACAATCCCGGTGAAGTCGAGAACCGATGGGGGTCATACTGGATTGAACACCAACTCTTCCAGCCTGACCCAACCAACCCCGCCCTTTCCTTTAGTCTGGTCATTCCCCCGCCAAACGTGACGGGTTCCCTCCATATAGGACATGCACTCAATACGTCTATCCAGGACATTATCGTTCGTTGGCGACGCATGCAGGGATTAAACACCTTATGGATTCCCGGAACAGACCATGCAGGGATTGCGACCCAAAATGTGGTTGAACGGCAACTCGCGCAGGAAGGTCAAACACGAGAACACCTTGGGCGCCCAGCCTTCATCGACCGGGTTTGGAAGTGGAGACATCAATCCGGAGATACCATTATCGAACAACTCAAACAGTTGGGGGCCTCCTGCGATTGGACTCGCCTTCGGTTTACCATGGATGAAGGCCTTTCCCTGGCGGTTCGAGAAGTGTTTGTTCGCCTGTACGAGGAAGGCCTCATTTACCGTGGGGAACGCTTAATTAATTGGTGTCCTCGCTGCCTGACGGCCCTTTCCGACATTGAAGTTGAGCATGAACCAACAAAGGGAAAGCTCTATCACATTCGGTATTCCCTAGCTGACGATTCCACGCAATTTCTCATAGTGGCCACCACCAGACCAGAGACCATTCTGGGAGATACCGCAGTGGCCGTCCACCCTGAAGATCCTCGCTACCAGAAGTACATTGGAACGAAAATTCGGGTCCCTTTGACGACACGAACCATTCCGATTGTGGCTGATCCGATATTAGTTGACCGGGAATTTGGAACTGGGGCCGTAAAAATAACCCCTGCGCATGACTTTAATGACTTTGAAGCAGGCGAACGTCACGGGCTTCCACGCCTGGTTATACTTGACTTCCAAGCTCGTATGAGTCCCATGGGGCTCCAGGAAGCCCAAGCCAATCCCCCGCTTCAAGCGGAGCTCCACTCCAAGTCCGTGCAGGAAGCCCGGGCCATTGTGATAGAAGCCCTCGAAAAACAGGAATTTCTCTCAAGGGTCGAAGATCACGCCATGGCCATTGGCAAATGCTACCGATGCAAAACCGTTGTTGAGCCGTATCTTTCCCCACAATGGTTCGTCAAGATACAACCCTTGGCGACTCCAGCTATCCAAGCAGTTGAAGCGGGTGACATTCGTATTATTCCCGATGAATGGAAAAATAATTACCTGGGCTGGATGCGCCAGATTAAAGATTGGTGTATTTCTCGCCAAATCTGGTGGGGACATCAAATCCCCGCCTGGTATTGTCGAAATTGCAACACAGACCATTTGCCAAAAACCAGCCAAGCTGGGGAAGCACCTGACCAGGAGGTTATTCCTTCCGCCCAGCCCACAAGGAGTTGCTTTATAGCTTCAGATGCTCAACCCATCGTATCAAGAACCCCACCTCAATCATGTCCAACATGTGGAGGGACCAACCTTTTTCAAGATCCTGACGTATTAGATACCTGGTTTTCCTCAGCTCTCTGGCCATTTTCTACCCTCGGATGGCCAGAAAACACGGAAGACCTGAAAACCTTTTATCCAACAGCGACCCTCGTCACGGGATTGGACATCCTGTTTTTTTGGGTTGCCAGAATGATCATGATGGGCCTGAAATTTACAGGAAAAGTCCCATTCCGCGATGTGTACATCCATGCCTTGGTTCGGGACGCTGAGGGCCAGAAGATGAGCAAGTCAAAAGGAAATGTCATTGATCCCCTGACCAAAATGCGCCAATACGGAACGGATGCGCTGAGGTTTACCCTGGCCTCAATGGCCTCACCGGGACGAGACATTAAGCTTGCCGAAGAACGCATCGAAGGATATCGAAATTTTGTCACAAAAATTTGGAATGCGGCGCGATTTATTCATCTCTACGCTGAGGGACCACGTGTATCACTCTCCACAGGACTCCGGCCTTTTCCGGATCGGTGGATTCTCAGCCGACTGAACCATACGATCCATGAAGTAACCAAAGCATTTGAAAACTATCGCTTTGACCAAGCCGCCTCCGCACTCTATCAATTCATATGGCATGAATACTGTGATTGGTTCATAGAACTCGCCAAACCCTGCCTCCAGCAGGGAAATCATCCTGATGCACCCGCCACCCGCCAGACGCTCTTGGAAACATTTAAAATCATCCAACGACTGTTACACCCCGTGATGCCATTTATTACCGAAGAAATCTGGCAATCCCTCCCGCACGAAGGGATATCAATCATGACGCAACCCTTTCCCACCGAAAAACCGGAATGGGCCAATGCTGAAGCCGAACAGGCTTTCTTGTTTCTCCAAGCGTTTGTCAACACGGCGAGAACCGGACAAAACTTCCTGAATATTTCCTCCACTCAAACACCTTTGATCTACGGGGCGAGTACCCAGGCCAATCATACGGCCACGCTGACCTTTCTTGCGCCTTATATTGAGTCAATTCTCCGCTCATCGGTCATCACAGACCAGGGAATTCCTTCTCTCCGCACATTACAATTGCCTTCAGGTTATTTTAGTACCATTGGTATTCCCGTTCCCAGAGAGATTGACCTCCATGAAGTTGTCAAAAAAATCCAGAAACAAATTGGAGAAAAAGAGAAGGAAGTGCAACGCCTTGGCAATCGGTTATCCTCTTCTGAATTCAGGGAAAAGGCAGAGCCTTCCGTAATCCAGGATTCAGAAGACCGTCGTACCAAACTGGTCGATGAGCTGGGAATTCTGAATATGACCGAACAACAACTGGCTTCAATGAAGACCTGA
- a CDS encoding type III pantothenate kinase: protein MLLAIDIGNSQIVCGIFQGSTLISNWRLSTDHSKTPDEYSIVLRSLLQFHKILPEAISGCIVTSVVPPLTHIFDMLAQSLLGQQPLMVTSACPHGLILQYSNPDEIGTDRLVNAAAAFARYRRYLIIVDFGTATTFCIVTQLGEYLGGTIAPGLKSAADTLHTKTAKLPKVDLAIPASVIGKDTTSSMQAGIMYGYAGLVDEIVRRIQHEIGDSPLVIATGGLAQTIVPISQTIQEVRPNLTLEGLKLLYDRMTPSCG, encoded by the coding sequence ATGCTTTTAGCCATCGACATTGGTAACTCACAAATTGTGTGTGGCATTTTTCAGGGCAGCACGCTGATCTCAAACTGGCGCTTATCCACCGACCATTCCAAGACCCCTGATGAATACAGCATAGTTCTTCGCTCCCTCCTTCAATTTCATAAAATCCTGCCGGAAGCCATTTCAGGCTGTATAGTTACGAGTGTGGTCCCCCCACTCACGCATATTTTTGACATGTTGGCCCAATCCTTACTTGGACAACAACCCCTTATGGTCACGAGCGCATGTCCTCATGGGCTCATCCTTCAATACAGTAATCCCGATGAAATTGGGACAGACCGTCTCGTCAATGCGGCTGCGGCCTTTGCCCGCTATCGACGATATCTGATCATTGTGGACTTTGGGACCGCCACCACATTCTGTATCGTCACCCAACTTGGCGAGTACCTAGGCGGAACCATTGCCCCTGGCTTAAAAAGCGCAGCAGATACCCTTCACACTAAAACAGCAAAGCTTCCCAAAGTTGATCTGGCTATCCCGGCCTCCGTAATTGGCAAAGACACAACCTCCAGTATGCAGGCAGGAATTATGTATGGATATGCTGGTTTGGTTGATGAAATCGTGAGGAGAATACAACATGAAATTGGAGATTCCCCGCTTGTCATTGCAACAGGTGGACTGGCTCAGACGATTGTTCCAATTTCTCAGACTATTCAGGAAGTTAGACCAAACCTTACATTAGAGGGTTTAAAGCTCCTCTATGATCGCATGACTCCTTCCTGTGGATAA
- a CDS encoding HAD-IA family hydrolase, translated as MSSSPIKVIFFDAVGTLFDVKGSVGEVYLTYAKKYGVPDTEQTQQALNVAFKQTMREMPLPVFSVERPEKLKQCERLWWFDVVHAVFYRVGMFEGFDDFFEEVFEAFGQSTHWQLFPDTYEVLGHLKRQGFELGIISNFDSRFFQVSRGLGLDTFFDSVTISSLVGAAKPAQRIFCHALDEHMLVPQEALHVGDHPIEDFDGARQAGLHAVLIDRSSNAASHPHTLSSLTELSSYDLLNS; from the coding sequence ATGAGTTCATCTCCCATAAAAGTCATTTTTTTTGATGCGGTAGGGACCTTATTTGATGTGAAGGGATCAGTAGGGGAGGTGTATTTAACCTATGCCAAAAAATACGGCGTTCCAGACACCGAACAGACCCAACAGGCATTGAATGTAGCTTTTAAGCAAACGATGAGAGAGATGCCTCTTCCGGTTTTTTCGGTGGAGCGGCCGGAAAAACTTAAACAATGTGAGCGGTTATGGTGGTTTGATGTCGTACATGCCGTTTTTTATCGGGTGGGTATGTTCGAGGGATTCGATGATTTTTTCGAAGAGGTATTTGAGGCGTTTGGGCAGTCTACCCATTGGCAACTATTCCCTGATACATATGAAGTCTTGGGTCATCTAAAGCGTCAGGGATTTGAACTTGGAATCATTTCCAATTTTGATAGCAGGTTTTTTCAGGTTTCCCGTGGGCTTGGCCTCGATACGTTTTTTGATTCTGTGACCATTTCCAGCCTGGTCGGAGCTGCAAAGCCGGCCCAAAGGATTTTTTGTCATGCACTTGATGAACACATGTTAGTCCCTCAAGAAGCTCTTCATGTGGGTGATCATCCTATTGAGGATTTCGATGGGGCTCGACAGGCTGGTCTTCATGCTGTCTTGATTGATCGTTCTTCGAATGCCGCCTCTCATCCACACACACTTTCAAGTTTGACCGAACTCTCTTCATATGATCTTTTGAATTCCTAA
- a CDS encoding RsmE family RNA methyltransferase, with product MPVYFIHSTQVEDERVIIGNPLFTHLSKSLRTRPGDRLILNDDRGRRYQTTIHQITKQAIYANVLSIQESSPSSTPPITLAQALLKGEKMAWVIQKATELGVHALAPLVTERIIPRVSPVHAPKFQERWERIALEAAQQSERWNVPTILPIQTFQEFLQRENGGILIMLAERWEDISLSKILLPPEIQGGITLFIGPEGGWTKEERQAAQSLNVVFATLGKGILRAETASLASLAILQARLNYL from the coding sequence ATGCCAGTTTATTTCATCCATTCAACCCAGGTTGAGGATGAAAGGGTCATAATTGGCAACCCTTTATTCACCCATCTGTCAAAAAGTTTACGAACGAGACCAGGAGACCGGCTGATTCTCAATGATGATCGAGGTCGACGGTACCAGACAACAATCCATCAGATAACCAAACAGGCTATTTACGCCAATGTTCTAAGCATTCAAGAATCCTCACCCTCTTCCACTCCCCCCATTACCTTGGCACAAGCTCTTTTAAAAGGAGAGAAAATGGCCTGGGTTATCCAAAAAGCAACGGAACTCGGAGTCCATGCGCTTGCGCCACTCGTGACAGAGAGGATCATTCCTCGAGTGTCTCCAGTACACGCACCCAAGTTCCAGGAAAGATGGGAACGCATTGCTTTGGAAGCAGCGCAACAAAGTGAGCGATGGAACGTGCCGACGATACTTCCCATTCAGACATTTCAGGAATTTTTACAGCGGGAAAATGGAGGGATACTAATCATGTTAGCTGAGCGGTGGGAGGACATTTCGCTATCAAAAATACTCTTACCACCGGAAATTCAAGGCGGAATCACCCTGTTCATCGGCCCGGAAGGCGGTTGGACGAAAGAAGAACGACAAGCGGCTCAATCTCTAAATGTAGTTTTTGCCACCTTAGGTAAGGGAATTTTGCGAGCAGAAACTGCCAGCCTGGCTTCATTGGCCATTCTCCAGGCCAGACTCAATTATCTTTGA
- the dnaJ gene encoding molecular chaperone DnaJ has product MAQTGKRDYYEILGVDRNASEEEIKKGFRKLARQHHPDLHADPNHKKTAEEKFKEAGEAYEVLSDPDRRKKYDMFGHAAAGQGGGADGFGFGGGGFGDVFGDIFEDFFGGGRGQNRAEQGNDLQYNLEISFEEAINGKEAKLKIPRWEVCETCHGTGAKSDQAVKPCSACRGAGQIRLQQGFFTINRTCGQCQGSGQVIADPCKTCRGQRRVHKEQLLAVTIPAGVETGMRLRLSHEGEHGMNGGPPGDLYVALSVRPHPHFQRKGQEILYDLRLDFVTATLGGKVEVPTLNGTTMVKIPGGTQHDQILRLKGLGAPGLKSQSRGDQLIRTKIEIPTKLTPKQHELLTAYAEECGISTDTQGEGLFDKVKNMFD; this is encoded by the coding sequence ATGGCACAGACCGGAAAACGAGATTATTACGAAATTCTCGGGGTGGACCGCAATGCCTCGGAAGAAGAAATCAAAAAAGGCTTTAGAAAGCTGGCCAGGCAACATCACCCAGATTTGCATGCCGACCCCAATCACAAAAAAACAGCGGAAGAAAAGTTCAAAGAAGCCGGAGAGGCTTATGAAGTGCTCAGCGATCCAGATCGCCGAAAAAAATACGACATGTTCGGACATGCAGCCGCCGGGCAAGGAGGTGGAGCTGACGGGTTCGGGTTTGGTGGAGGCGGCTTCGGAGATGTGTTTGGCGATATTTTTGAAGATTTCTTTGGTGGTGGTAGAGGACAAAATCGAGCCGAACAAGGCAATGATCTTCAATATAATCTAGAAATCTCCTTTGAAGAGGCCATCAATGGCAAGGAAGCCAAACTCAAAATTCCTCGTTGGGAAGTCTGTGAAACCTGCCATGGAACCGGTGCGAAATCCGATCAGGCCGTCAAACCCTGTTCTGCATGCCGTGGAGCTGGACAAATTCGTCTGCAACAGGGGTTTTTCACCATCAATCGAACCTGTGGGCAATGCCAAGGATCAGGACAAGTCATTGCGGACCCATGCAAAACCTGTAGAGGGCAAAGACGCGTTCACAAGGAACAGCTCTTGGCGGTGACCATTCCAGCTGGGGTCGAAACCGGCATGAGACTTCGCCTTTCCCACGAAGGGGAGCATGGGATGAATGGCGGACCCCCCGGTGACTTGTATGTGGCACTTAGTGTTCGGCCCCATCCACACTTTCAACGAAAAGGCCAAGAGATCCTTTATGACTTACGCTTGGATTTCGTCACAGCGACTCTTGGAGGAAAAGTTGAAGTCCCAACATTAAATGGAACCACCATGGTGAAGATCCCCGGAGGAACCCAACATGATCAAATTCTCCGCCTCAAAGGATTGGGGGCCCCTGGGCTTAAATCCCAATCTCGTGGTGATCAACTGATTCGGACTAAAATAGAAATTCCTACTAAACTGACTCCAAAGCAACACGAACTCCTTACCGCGTATGCGGAGGAGTGCGGAATTTCTACGGACACACAAGGAGAAGGCCTGTTCGATAAAGTCAAGAATATGTTCGATTAA
- a CDS encoding biotin--[acetyl-CoA-carboxylase] ligase — protein MLSAQKLAQLLPLKKIGEALYIFDELASTNAFAIERARDQALSGTVVLADRQTSGRGRLDRLWFSPGKSNIYGSLLLVPETTIQYLGWIPHMAGVAIAQALEQQTGIRIDLKWPNDLLIGGRKLGGVLCDSFRNAGHQTCVVIGFGINVNLSQSEFPSELQTSATSLHIHCHCPLDREALITKVITSLEENWENLRSNGPQSLLEEYNHWCITIGHTIQVQFPDGSQLQGLAHSIGEHGQLRVIPSPSDPNEQSSRMRDIHSGEILHLRTTAQQ, from the coding sequence GTGTTATCCGCCCAAAAACTAGCCCAACTTCTTCCTTTAAAAAAAATTGGCGAGGCCCTTTATATTTTTGACGAGTTAGCTTCAACCAATGCATTTGCCATTGAAAGGGCCAGGGACCAGGCACTGTCTGGAACCGTCGTTCTGGCCGACAGACAAACCTCGGGGCGAGGTCGATTAGACCGGTTATGGTTTTCCCCAGGTAAGTCCAATATTTACGGATCTCTCCTTTTGGTTCCTGAAACAACTATTCAATATTTAGGATGGATTCCCCACATGGCCGGTGTGGCCATTGCCCAGGCACTTGAACAACAGACAGGAATTCGTATCGATCTTAAGTGGCCCAATGACTTATTAATAGGAGGACGTAAACTTGGTGGCGTGTTATGTGATTCCTTTCGGAATGCAGGACACCAGACATGCGTCGTGATCGGATTCGGGATTAACGTTAACCTCTCTCAATCCGAATTCCCCTCAGAACTCCAAACCAGTGCGACTTCCCTTCATATCCACTGCCATTGCCCTCTGGATAGAGAAGCGCTGATCACCAAAGTGATCACATCCTTGGAAGAAAATTGGGAAAACCTGAGGTCCAATGGTCCCCAATCTTTACTTGAAGAATACAACCATTGGTGTATTACCATTGGACACACGATTCAGGTTCAGTTCCCTGATGGAAGCCAACTACAGGGACTGGCCCATTCCATAGGAGAACATGGCCAACTCCGAGTCATCCCCTCCCCTTCCGATCCAAACGAACAATCGTCTAGGATGCGAGATATTCATTCAGGGGAAATCCTTCATCTACGCACAACCGCCCAACAATGA
- the grpE gene encoding nucleotide exchange factor GrpE, which produces MSLSSYWSFMTQQTGKGKSMSSTDETTEEVTAEEVGPQEDPTEDTTGNTSESGETPEEELQISQDKFLRLAAEFENYKRRAQRDQSDSIRFGNESLLKNLLPIIDNLERAIQCAKDTGTSGPLLEGVELTHKQFLETVGKVGVRQLCTTGNSFDPAIHQAVTQVESEGVDPNTVIEEFQKGYLLHDRILRPAMVSVAKEKSELTQPCSTEESGEEGGIQV; this is translated from the coding sequence ATGTCTCTCTCTTCATATTGGTCATTCATGACGCAACAAACGGGAAAAGGTAAATCCATGTCTTCCACAGATGAAACAACTGAAGAAGTGACTGCAGAAGAAGTCGGTCCTCAAGAAGATCCAACGGAGGACACAACAGGAAATACTTCGGAAAGTGGCGAAACGCCAGAAGAAGAACTCCAAATCTCCCAAGATAAATTTTTGCGTCTGGCTGCAGAGTTTGAAAACTACAAACGTCGGGCGCAACGGGATCAAAGCGATTCGATTCGATTTGGCAATGAATCATTACTGAAAAATTTGCTTCCTATTATAGACAATCTTGAGCGAGCTATTCAGTGCGCGAAAGATACAGGAACCAGCGGGCCATTACTGGAAGGGGTAGAGCTTACCCACAAACAATTCCTGGAGACCGTGGGTAAAGTTGGCGTTCGACAACTATGTACCACGGGAAATTCATTTGATCCTGCTATTCACCAAGCAGTGACCCAGGTGGAATCCGAAGGCGTGGATCCAAATACTGTCATTGAAGAATTTCAAAAAGGATATTTATTGCACGATCGCATCTTACGCCCGGCTATGGTAAGCGTAGCGAAAGAAAAATCAGAACTGACACAACCATGTTCTACGGAAGAATCTGGTGAAGAGGGAGGAATACAGGTATGA
- the dnaK gene encoding molecular chaperone DnaK, with amino-acid sequence MSKIIGIDLGTTNSCVAVMSGGDPTVIANSEGARTTPSVVALTDKDERLVGQIAKRQAITNPENTIYSVKRLMGRKHSSPEVKNAANRLSYKTAEGSNGDAHVTIRGKSYSPAEVSAMILQKMKQTAEDYLGEKVTDAVITVPAYFDDSQRQATKDAGKIAGLNVLRIINEPTAASLAYGLDKKKDERIAVYDLGGGTFDVSILEIGEGVFEVKSTNGDTFLGGDDFDLRVMDWLVEEFKKDQGIDLRNDRMALQRLKEAAERAKIELSSSQETEINLPFITADASGPKHLVLKLTRSKYEQLVNDLIERTMEPCKKALADADMTTSDINEIVLVGGMTRMPKVIERVKQFFGKEPHRGVNPDEVVAIGAAIQGGVLKGDVKDVLLLDVTPLSLGIETLGGIFTKLIERNTTIPTKKSQIFSTAADNQTAVTIRVFQGEREMANDNKLLGQFDLVGLPMAPRGVPQVEVTFDIDANGIVHVSAKDMATQKEQSIKITASSGLSKEEVERLVKEAQSHTEEDKKKRELVEVKNQADTLIYSTEKNLSEHGDKIEESEKSNITGAVDALRKAMEETDLEAIKTAMQNLTTASHKLAEEMYKKASTDASSGGTGPEDGPGPSGGESPGNEEKVVDAEFEEVDKGKN; translated from the coding sequence ATGAGCAAAATTATTGGGATTGACCTAGGAACAACAAATTCTTGCGTTGCTGTGATGAGTGGGGGAGATCCGACTGTCATCGCCAATTCGGAAGGCGCACGGACCACACCATCGGTCGTGGCCTTGACGGACAAAGACGAACGATTAGTCGGACAGATTGCCAAACGGCAAGCCATTACCAACCCAGAAAACACTATTTATTCGGTAAAGCGCCTTATGGGGAGAAAGCATTCCTCTCCTGAAGTCAAAAATGCAGCAAACCGGCTTTCCTATAAAACAGCGGAAGGTTCTAATGGCGATGCCCACGTCACCATTCGAGGAAAAAGCTATAGTCCAGCAGAAGTTTCAGCCATGATCCTTCAAAAAATGAAGCAAACGGCTGAAGATTATTTAGGGGAAAAGGTGACAGATGCTGTCATAACGGTTCCCGCCTATTTTGATGATAGCCAACGGCAAGCCACCAAGGATGCAGGAAAGATTGCAGGCTTAAATGTCTTGCGCATCATTAATGAACCGACGGCAGCGTCACTCGCCTATGGGCTCGATAAGAAAAAAGATGAACGTATTGCCGTCTACGACCTGGGTGGCGGAACCTTTGACGTTTCAATTCTAGAAATTGGAGAAGGGGTCTTCGAAGTCAAGTCCACTAATGGTGACACCTTTTTGGGCGGAGACGACTTTGATCTTCGTGTGATGGATTGGCTGGTTGAAGAATTCAAAAAAGACCAGGGAATCGATTTACGGAATGATCGAATGGCCCTTCAACGACTGAAAGAAGCGGCCGAACGGGCAAAGATCGAGCTTTCCTCCTCCCAAGAAACCGAAATAAATCTGCCCTTCATTACCGCCGATGCCAGTGGACCAAAACACTTGGTGCTTAAGCTCACCAGATCAAAATACGAGCAACTGGTGAATGATTTAATTGAGCGAACTATGGAACCTTGCAAAAAAGCCCTTGCCGATGCTGATATGACCACCAGCGACATCAATGAAATCGTCCTGGTGGGTGGGATGACTCGGATGCCAAAAGTCATTGAACGAGTCAAGCAATTTTTTGGGAAAGAACCTCATCGTGGAGTGAATCCTGATGAAGTGGTCGCAATCGGTGCAGCAATTCAAGGTGGAGTACTGAAAGGCGACGTCAAAGATGTCCTGTTGTTAGATGTCACACCACTTTCGCTCGGCATTGAAACACTAGGCGGAATCTTCACGAAACTCATCGAACGCAATACCACGATACCCACCAAAAAAAGCCAAATTTTTTCCACCGCAGCCGACAACCAAACTGCCGTGACCATCAGAGTCTTCCAAGGTGAGCGGGAGATGGCCAATGACAATAAGCTATTGGGACAGTTTGATTTAGTGGGGCTTCCTATGGCTCCAAGAGGCGTTCCCCAAGTTGAAGTCACCTTTGACATTGACGCAAATGGAATTGTGCATGTCTCAGCCAAAGATATGGCGACACAGAAAGAACAATCAATCAAGATCACGGCTTCGAGTGGATTAAGTAAGGAAGAAGTTGAGCGTCTCGTTAAGGAAGCTCAAAGTCATACCGAAGAGGACAAAAAGAAGCGAGAATTGGTTGAAGTCAAGAACCAGGCCGATACTCTTATTTATAGTACCGAAAAGAATTTAAGCGAACATGGAGACAAGATTGAGGAATCGGAAAAGTCTAATATCACCGGGGCAGTGGATGCACTCCGTAAAGCCATGGAGGAGACCGACCTGGAAGCGATAAAAACCGCCATGCAAAACCTCACCACAGCTTCGCATAAATTAGCTGAAGAAATGTACAAGAAAGCCTCTACTGACGCCTCCTCAGGTGGGACCGGACCGGAGGACGGCCCTGGACCATCCGGTGGCGAAAGTCCCGGCAATGAGGAAAAAGTTGTGGATGCCGAATTTGAAGAAGTTGATAAAGGCAAGAATTAA
- the nadC gene encoding carboxylating nicotinate-nucleotide diphosphorylase → MSAPSLASPPPLSSMRRVISAALEEDLAYGDLTSTLLIPPTLLAQADIVAKSHMVVAGVAVAKEVFQAIDSTIAFTTHFDDGTRVPPSTPVLTLKGKAQSLLQGERIALNFLQRLSGISTLTFQFCEAVRDYPVAIVDTRKTTPGLRALEKWAVRLGGGKNHRFSLYDGMLIKDNHLMVMASQGMNITQTCLWARQHAPHGLRICVEVETIAQVRQALKGKADVLLLDNMTPDHVRQAIDIIQKQALVEVSGGMTLDNIREMAEAGPNFISIGALTHSAPSMDLSLDMTPLRTKTVPQKRKYRA, encoded by the coding sequence ATGAGCGCACCTTCTCTTGCCTCGCCTCCTCCCCTTTCCTCAATGCGGCGCGTAATCAGTGCTGCTCTGGAGGAAGACCTTGCCTACGGAGACCTGACCTCGACCCTTCTCATTCCACCAACCTTGTTAGCTCAAGCCGACATTGTCGCAAAAAGCCACATGGTCGTGGCAGGCGTGGCCGTTGCCAAGGAGGTGTTTCAAGCAATCGATTCAACTATCGCATTCACCACGCATTTTGACGATGGAACAAGGGTGCCCCCATCAACCCCTGTCCTCACCCTCAAAGGGAAGGCACAGTCGCTCCTTCAAGGCGAACGTATCGCCCTGAACTTTCTCCAACGGCTTTCGGGGATCAGCACGCTCACCTTTCAATTTTGTGAGGCTGTTCGCGATTATCCGGTCGCAATAGTGGACACAAGGAAAACCACCCCGGGACTTCGAGCCCTAGAAAAATGGGCCGTCCGCCTAGGCGGAGGGAAAAATCATCGCTTCTCCCTTTATGATGGTATGCTCATTAAGGATAATCACTTGATGGTCATGGCATCCCAAGGTATGAACATCACCCAGACTTGTCTATGGGCCAGGCAACATGCCCCGCATGGCCTTCGAATTTGTGTGGAAGTCGAAACGATTGCTCAGGTCCGACAGGCCTTGAAGGGAAAAGCCGATGTCCTTTTATTGGATAACATGACCCCCGATCATGTCAGGCAGGCCATAGACATCATTCAAAAACAGGCCTTGGTGGAAGTATCAGGAGGCATGACCCTGGACAATATTCGAGAAATGGCAGAAGCCGGACCGAACTTTATCTCGATTGGGGCCCTCACACATTCCGCCCCGTCCATGGACCTCTCCTTGGACATGACTCCGCTTCGAACCAAAACCGTTCCTCAAAAACGAAAATACCGAGCCTGA